CCGGGAGCCGGGAGCCCGCGGGGGGGAGACTCGATCGCAGCAGGTTGCGCCGCCGGTTGCGGAGGTGCCTGCGCCCCCGCCGCCCGAGCGGGACCGCGTCACGCATGTGCTGGTCGTCGAGGACGAAGAGCAGGTGCGCACGCTGCTCGTGGGCGTTCTGCGTGCGGCCGGTTACGAGGTGCGTGCGGCGGGATGCCTTGACGAGGCAATGGATGCGTCCCTGGGAATGGATCGCGTGGACCTTCTGGTTACCGATGTCGCCATGCCCGGTGGGAGCGGCCTCGTCCTGGCCCGTCGCCTACGCGAGGCGCACCCGCACGTCGGCGTGCTGTTCATTTCGGGCTACCCGGAACGTTGGGATATCGCCGGCACGCCCGGGGCGCGCTTCCTTCAGAAGCCCTTCAGCCTCGACCTGCTTCTCTCGCAAGCCCGCCAGGTCATCGAGTGGTCGACTTCTGCCGCAGTGTGAGTGGCATGATTGTTGGTTGCCAACACGGCAGGGCGATGTACTGGGACGGGAACACTACCGGGAACTCAAAGCTTTCAAGCATAGGCCGGCCCGTGGGGGCGGGACCTATGGAGTGACTTCCATGGCGAGCGACGACGGAAGGCGGGTTCGCGCCACAAGAAAGCGAATTCTGATCGTCGACGACGAGGAAGACATCCGCGCCCTGCTGGCGCGGCTGGTGCGCCGAGAAGGGTACGAGCCGGTGGTGGCCTGCGATGGCGAAGAGGCTCTGCGAGCGACCGCGGCGACGCGGCCGGACATTATGCTCCTCGACGTCAAGATGCCCGGTCTGGACGGGATCGAAGTGCTGCACGAGGTACGGCGGGCCTGGCCGGATCTGCCGGTGATCATGATCACCTCGCAAGCCGGCGCCGCCGACGTGCGCGGCGCACTGCTCGCCGGGGCGCGCGATTTCATCAAGAAGCCTTTCGATCATGCCGAGGTTCTGGGCGCCCTGCGCAGCATCGTCGCCGCCGGGTCGGAAGGGGCGGGGGCGATCGATGGATGGCGTAACCGGGCCTCGGCCGGGCCGGCCTGAGCGGCGCTCGACTTTGGATCCGGCTGCCTGCCGGGCCGGCAAAGGTCTCTTTCACTCGTGACGTTCTGGTAGTCTCGTATCGAGACGGACAGGGGTTCCAGCGGCTCCGTGCGGGGTGCACGAGCGTACGCATTCGAGTATGGTACGCTCGTCATGCGGTGCTTGGGGTCGTGTGGCGAGGCGCGGGATGCGAGTCGCGGCAATCGATATCGGTAGCAATTCCGTTCACATGATCGTGGCCCAGGTCGAGACCGACGGGCGGTTTCGGGTTCTCGACCGGGCTAAGGACATGGTGCGCCTCGGCGAGCGGACACTAACCAACGGTCGGCTGTCGGCCGACGCCATGAACGCGGGCATTCGGACTCTGGCCGCCTTCAAGAAGCTCGGGGAGCGACATGGAGTAATGCGCTTCAAGGCGGTGGCCACGAGTGCGGTACGCGAAGCGCGAAACGGCGGCGACTTCGTGCAGCGCGTGCGCGACGAGGTCGGGTTGCGGGTGAAAGTCATCCCGGGACGCGAAGAGGCCCGCCTGATCTATCTCGGCGTGCGTCACGCCATCGATCTGCGGCCGGAACCGACGTTGATCGTCGATGCGGGAGGGGGCAGCGTCGAGCTCGTATTCACGGAGGAGGGCCGGGCCGTGGCATTCCACAGCCTGAAGATCGGTGTCACCCGCCTTACGGAGCGCTTCATCCGCGACGACCCACCCTCGGGCAAGGAATTGGACGAACTTGAAAAGTTCCTGGCCGCGGAACTGGAGCCCGCACTGAGTCGGGCCGCCAAGCGCCCAACGCGACGCATTGTGGCAACCTCGGGCACGTTGTTGAATTTGGTGGCAATCGCGGCATCGTTGCGGGGTGAACCACCGGAGGGGCGGCTGCACAACTTCGCGGTCAGCGCATCCGATATCGGGCGCGCGCGTCGGGCGGTCGTCAAGGCGGATCGCAAGCAACGTCTCGACGTCAAGGGGCTCGAAGCGAAGCGCGTGGACCTCATCGTTGCCGGGGCCTGCCTCGCTGACTTCATCTTGCGCCGCATAGATGCACGCGAGATCATCGCGTGCACCTGGGCACTTCGAGAGGGAGTCTTACTGGAGTTTATCGCCCGGCATCGCCACGGCATCGAGGAGATCCAGCGATTTGCCGACCCGCGCCGCCTCAGTGTCGCCCGGTTTGCGCGTCACCTGGGGGAAATGGGCGACCATCCCGAGCACGTCGCCCGCCTCGCGTTACAGCTCTACGATCAACTGGAACAGGATCTCGGTCTCGAGCCGGAGTCGCGCGACTGGCTGGAGTACGCCGCGCTACTGCACGACATCGGCCACCATATCGGACACAAGGACCATCAGCGGCATTCGTACTATCTGATTACCAATGGGGAGCTGCTGGGTTTTCGGCGCGATGAGCTGGAGATCATTGCCCTGACAGCGCGCTACCATCGCAAAGGTCCGCCAAAGGATTCCGACGACGGCTATCGAGTGTTGTCGCGAGCCGACCGGAACACCGTGCGCGCCTTGAGTGCCATCTTGCGCGTCGCCGACGGTCTCGATCGCAGCCATTATGGGGTCGTCAAGGACGTCGCCGTGCAGCGGCGGGGAGATAAGCTCACGCTGCTGCTGCGCACCGCGGGGGACGATGCGGCGTTGGAGGTCTGGGAGGCCGAACGCCGTACCGGCTTGCTGGCCGAGGAACTCGGGGTTGACGTGGCGCTGCAGGTTCAGGATGAATCGTCGCATGGCGAACGTCCTGTCCTCTCCGCGCGGGAAGCCCATCGAGCCTAGTGGGGTGTTCCACGCTTCTCCGGTGCGCCGCCTTCGCAGGTCCTCGGGGCTGGCCGTTCGCGGGCACTCAGCGCGGGCTGACACCCACCACCCAGGATGTGACCAGACGGGCCCCGGGGGAGGGCGAGGTTCCTACCGAACCGTCGTCAGACCGTCGCGGCTCGGCGGGAGCCTCGCCCCCCCAAAGGCATGGCCGATCGGGCCATGGGTCGCGGGCGCCAGGGCGCGCTAGGCAGCGACGAAGGGCCCGAGCCGGATCGATCGAGTAACCGATGACCGACGTCGCGATTGCCACCGAGCTGGAAGCCAAGTTGCTGGTCACCGATCCGGCCGATCTGACCCGCATTGCGCGGCTGGCGCGTATCGGGCCGTACCCCCTGAGTCGTCGGGACATGGTGCGTCTGCACAGTGTCTATTTGGATACCTCGAATCACGTGCTTGCCCGTCACGGGGTTGCCCTGCGCCTGCGGCGTTGCGCCGGTCGCTGGGAGGTTACCCTGAAATATGAAGGGCGGCAGCGAGGGGTCTTGCACGAGCGCACCGAGCTGACGTTGCCGATCGAGCGGGCCCCGCGGCTGCCGTTCCAGCTCACCGATCCCGAGCTGCGACGGCGCCTCACGGCCCTGGTCGCGGGTCGTGAACTCGAAGCGTCCGTGGTGACGGATATCCGGCGCCGCCGGATCGACGTTCTGGCGGCGGCAGCGCCGGCCGACGCCGGGGCAATCGCCGAACTGTGTTTGGATCGTGTCCGTGTCGGCGGCGTGCCGCCGCACGACCGGACGCTGGAATACTGCGAGGTCGAGATCGAGGCTACGGGCGGCAGTCGCCAGGACATCAACGCGATGGCGCGCAGTCTGCGGCGGGTGTTCGAGTTGGCTCCGGCGCACGATTCGAAGCTGGCGCGGGGGTTGCGCCTGCTCTACGGAGCGGAGGCGCTGCGTCCGGCTGGCGCACCGCTGACGGCCGACGATACCGTCGAGCAGGCTGTGCGCAAGATCGCCGGTCGACTGCTCCAGCGCTTACGGCGCTGCGATCCGGGCACGCGACTCGGCGAAGATGTAGAGGCGCTGCACGACATGCGGGTCGCAACCCGCCGCCTGCGGGCGCTCGTGCGCGCACTGGGAGGGGGAGTCCCCACGGCGCTCCGCGGCCGCCTGGAAACCGAACTGCGCTGGTTGGGCCAGACGCTGGGCGGCGCGCGAGATGCCGATGTACAGTTAAACAATGTGCGTGGTTTTGCCGCGGGCGCACCGCCCGGACATCGTGGCGGACTGAAAAAGCTGGTCGAGTACCTGGAACGGGAACGTCAGGCCCGGCGCACGGCGATGCTCGCCGACCTCGATTCCGAGCGTTACACGGCGCTCCTGTTGAGTCTGGAGCAGTTCGCCGACGGGCCGGCGCGATCGCGGGCTGCCGCGGCCCGCGAACCGATCGCCGCAGCCGGGCGGCGGGCCATCAAACGGGCCTTTCGGCGCCTTCTGAAACGGGGGCAGCGCGTCGAGGCGGCGGCGCCCGCACCCGAGGATCTGCACGCGCTGCGCATCCGCGCAAAACGCGTCCGCTATCTGCTCGAGTTCATGCGCGAGCTTACCGGCAAGCCGGGCCGCCGCCTGACTCGCCAGTTGGTCCGCTTGCAGGATCTCCTTGGAGCTTATCATGATGCGGTGGTGGCCGCCGACTTCGTGCGCCAGTTCGTCGAGGGACCCGGCAAGGAGGTTCCGCCGTCGACGCTATTGGCACTCGGTGCGCTGGTCGGCAGCGACTTGCGGGTTGCGGAACGCACGCGGGCCGACTTCCAGCGCACCTGGAAGCGGTTCGCCCGCCCACGGAATCTCGACACGCTGGAGAACTTGCTTGCCGCTCTGGAAACGGCTGCAAGAGCGAAGCCTGTCCGGCAGGGCCAGGCCGGGGAAACCGCGGAGGACGCATGAAGACGACGCTGTATCTCGTCAGGCACGGTATCGCCGAACCTCCGCAAGGGAGCGCGCCTGACGCCGATCGGAGGCTCACGCCGGTTGGCCGTCGGCGCCTGCGTCGGGCGGCGACCGGCCTGGCGCGCCTCGGCCTGCAACCGGCGGCAATCCTTACGAGCCCGCTGCTTCGAGCCCGGGAAACGGCAGCGATTCTGGCGGCGGCCCTGACGCCGGGAGGAGAGGTGGAGGTGTTCGCCCGCCTCGAAGGCGGACATGTTCCAGCGGATGTCGTAGCTGGTTTGCACCGGCACCGGGCGGCCGGGTCGCTCATGCTCGTGGGACATCAGCCGGACCTCGGCCGGCTGGCTTCGTATCTCCTCGCCGGCAACCCCGGGGTCGTCGACCTGCCGTTCAAGAAGGGGGCGGTGGCCGCCGTCGAGGTTTCGGGTTTGCCTCCACAAGGGTCAGGCCTGTTACGCTGGTTCCTGACTCCCGGTCAACTGCGGGCCATCGCTCGCTGAGCGGCGGGCGACGGCGGCCGCCGGTCAGTATTCCAGTCCGGCGAGTTCGCGTCCGACTGCCTTGCTGAGTTGACCGACGGCGACGTTGAAGTCGTAAACGGCGCGCAGGTAATCCGAACTGGCTTCCGTGTACACACCGATGGCCTTGAAAAGCTCTTCCGCCTCGCCGATTCCGAGATCGAAATTGGCAACGGTGAGCAGGAGCAGGCCGCGACCTGCCTTGCGGCCGTCCTCGGCAACGCGCACCGAGTCGCGCGCCTGGACAAGGCCGGCGTAGGCTTTGTGCACTTCGAGGGCGAGGCCGGTCGCGGCTTCGCGGCGGGCGGCTTCCAGACGCTGGAGCTCGGCTCTGGCCCCGTCGATCTTGGCGCTCGTCATGAAGACGTTGAGATCCCACTGCAGACCGACGATCCAGATGGGCGCAATGAAGTTGAACGGGTCGTAGGCGAACGGGTTGGTCTGCTCCGTGCGATTGCCGGCCCAGGCGTACTGAAAACCGGTGGTGACGAACACGTTCGGATAGTACCCGGCTACCTCCAGATCGAGTCTTGCCACCTGCGCGGCGATGCCCGTTTGCAGTGCCCGGGTCTCGGGGCGCCGACTCGGGCCCTCGGCGATGTAGTTGTCGAGCGGTTCGATAGTCGCGTCGATGGGCTTGAGTTTACGATCGGCAATCTCGAAGTCGACCGCACTATCCAGTCCGATGGCTCGGGCGAGCGCGCTGCGCGTGAGCGGGAGAGAGGCGTCGATCTCGATGACCCCTCTGGCGAATCGGGCGCGGCCGGCCTGGAGTTTGAGCAGGTCAATTTCGGTTACGGCGCTGGAGCCTTCGTCGAGCCGCCGCTTGGTTTTCGACAGCGCCTGGTCGAGAGTATCGAGGTTGTCGTGCAGGACATCGGCAAGCTGGCGGCCGAGGATGAGACCGTAATAGAGCTGTTTGACGCTCAGGATGACGTCGGCGCGCTTGCTGTCGCCGCGTGCCTGCTCCGCTTGCACGCCCTCCTGGGCGGCCCGCAGGGCAGCGTCGAGTTTGCCGAACGTATAGACCGGGATGTTGACCTCGACATCGATCCGGGTGAACGGTCCCAGGCCCTGAAAGACGTCGTTCTTGTCGTTCGGCGAGTAGAGAACGCTGCCCTTGGCTTCGTTGACGAGACCGAGGAGCTGAACGTATTCGGCCGTTCCCCAGCGTCGTGCCCTGGCCTCTTCCAGCTTGGCGCGGGCCGCGCTCAGGTCCGCGGCGACGGCGCCGAGGTCCGGGCTGCCCGCAAGCGCAGCGCGAATACATGCGGCCAGGTCGTAGGGCGAGCCGGCCGCGTTTCCCCGCGCCGCGGTAATCGGGCCGAGCACAAAGCCGACGACAACGGCGCAGGCTATTATCCAGGACTTGCTTCGTATCCTCACGATCCCTGTCCCACTCCGATCGACCTGCGGGCCCGCGGTCGGCCCGGGTCGGCGCCCCATCCTACGCCGCCGCGGCTCTTTATTAAGCCAGGCGGATCTGCTTGAACAGCACCGTTTACAGGTACTCTGGCCCTCCTCGAGCACGCATGTCTACTGCGACGAGCGCAGTTTCACCTTCGCCCCCACGACCGCCCTCGATACTACATCCGGGGGCGGGGCGCACGCCCGTAGCCGCGCTTCGGCTCGAAATGCTGTGCAAGCGCTACGAGCACGTGGAAGCGGTCGCCGGCCTGAGTTTCGAGATCGGGCAGGGCGAGGTGTTCGGCTTGCTGGGCCCCAACGGCGCCGGGAAGACGTCGACCATTTCCATGGTCGCGACTCGCCTGCGGCCGACCTCCGGGGACGCTTTCGTGTTTGGTCGCAGCATCCTCCGTGACGTCGCCGCGGTCCGACAGACGATCGGCGTCGTCCCCCAGGACATTGCCCTGTATCCGCGTCTGACGGCGGCGGAAAACGTGCGCTTTTTCGGCCGCATGTACGGCGTCCCGAAAGCGGAACTGGAGCGTCGCCTCGATGAGCTGCTGGAGGAGGTGGGTCTGGACGCGCGGCGCAACGACCCGGTGGCCACGTTCTCGGGCGGCATGAAACGGCGCCTCAACCTGGCCGTCAGCCTGGTGCACCGGCCGCAATTGGTCCTGCTGGACGAGCCGACGGTGGGGGTGGATCCGCACTCGCGGGAGAACATTTTTTCGATCGTCCGCAACTTGCGCGAGAGCGGAACGGCGATTCTCTATACCACTCACTACATGGAAGAAGCGGAGCTGCTGTGCGACCGCATCGGGATCATGGACGAGGGCAAGATCATTACCATGGGAGGCCTCGACGAACTGCTGGCGGCAGCCGGTTGTACGGAGATCGTGGAGGTCCGCGGGATACCGCCGGGTGGAGACATGACCCGCTGGCAGCGCCTGCCGGGTGTCTGCAAGGCGGAGACCACAGAGAGCGGTGTTCGTCTGTTCGTTACGAGCGCCACACCGGTGCTCGCGCCGTTAAGCCAGGTCATGAGCCGCCTGCCGGGCGAACCCTCGGTGCAGATCGCGCCGATGAGCCTGCAGACCTTGTTCCTGCAACTTACGGGCAAGGAGCTTCGCGACTGACCGTGCGGCGCCGCGATCCCATTGTCGCAGCCGCGGCTGCTGCGTTTCTCTGCCTGATCGCGTCGCCGATCGCGGCCGCTCCGTCGCCTTTGGAGTACACGCGATCCATCCTCGAGCAGACCCGCCTTATCGTCGATGGTCAGCAACCCCACAACGCCAAGCTAACCGCATTGTCCGACTTGCTGAAGAAGTTCCTCGACACGGACACCATGGGCCGCGCCGCGCTCGGAAACAACTGGGACAAGTTCAAGCCCGATCAACAGCAGGAGTTTCTGAGCCTCTTTCGGGAGTTGTTCCAGCGCACCTATGTTCAGAAGCTGCTGCTGTTCGAACGCCCCGACTTCGAGTACGTCGGGGAAAAGATCGACAAGAACACGGCCCAGGCCGATACGAAGATCGTTACCCCACGGGACGAGTTCGCCGTGGTCTATCGGCTACGCCGTGACGGCGAACGCTGGCTGGCCACCGACATTCAGATCGAGGACCTCAGCTTGACGACGAATTTCCGCCGACAGCTCGATCGCATGCTCGCGAAATCGACGCCGGAGGAGGTTCTCAGCCGGATGCGGCGCAAGTACGGCCCCGGTGGCAAGGGTGCGGAGGATGAGGAGCTGTGAAGCTGCTGCGCATCATGCTGAAGGATTTGCGGCTGATTTCGCGCGACTACTCGGCCTTCGTCTCGATCCTGATTGTGCCGCTGGTCATTATCTTCGTCATCGCCGAGACCCAGTCGGGCGAGGGTACGGAGAGCATCGTCTTCCCGATCGTCAATGAGGACCAGGGCCCGGTGGCCAATGCCCTCATCAAGGTCTTCAAACAACATCTTAAGGTAATCGAAGTCGACCGCTCTGCGGCCGAGCGCCTTGTCGCGATCGAAAACACCGCGCCCGCCATGCTCGTGCTGCCGGGCGGCATGAGCAAACGTTACCTGACGGAGAAGCCGAGCACCGTAGAGCTGCTGACCGACCCGGCGCAGTGGGAAGCACTGCAGGCGATCCGCGTGATCTTCCTGCTGGCGGATCGCGAGGCCGCCTCGCTCGGCGACCCGTTCAGCGAGGAACTGCTCGAGCTCAAGGAGCGCAACCTCACCGGCAAGAGGCTCAAATTCAGCTCGCTCGAACAGAACATTCCCGGGTTCAGCGTCATGTTCGTGCTGCTCAGTCTGATCTTCAGCGTCGCGTTCGGGCTGCGCGAGGAGGAGGCCTGGGGGACCAGTGCCCGCTTGTCGATCGCACCGGTAACTCAGGAGACCGTGCTCGGCGGGAAGCTGCTGGCCCGCATGGTTGTCGGCACCGGGCAGTTGCTCATCCTGCTCGTCTTTGGGCATTTCGCGTACGGGCTGTCGCTGGGAAGCTCGCCGGCGACGCTCGTTCTGGCCGCAACGTGCATCGTTTTCTCGATGGCCTGCTTCAGCGTTATTGTCGCGGCTCTGGCGCGGACCCGCGAGCAGATCATCCCGATCGGCCTTTCGGCCGTCTTTATCCTTGCCGCGCTCGGCGGTCTCTGGTGGCCCTTCTTCGAGCAACCGAAGTGGATGCAGGCGATCGGTCAGGGGGTCATGACGAGTTGGTCGATGTTCGCGATTCAAGACGTCATGTTGCGCGACCGAACGCTCGTGCAGATCGCGCCGAAACTCGCCTTCCTGATCGGCTACGGGCTGATCTCTTTTGCCATCGGCAGCCGTTTCTTCCGCTACGCGGACAAGTGACCCGCGGTTGCATGAAGGTGGCGAAACTGGCAGCTTCTCGGCAGCGCGCCGTTGGCCGCTGCTCAGCCGCCGCGTCGCAATCACGCATTACGGAGGAACGATCGCTATGGGGCGCAAGGTCTACGTCATCGGCGTCGGCATGACCAAGTTCGAAAAGCCGGGTTCGCGCAATTGGGACTACCCGGACATGGCCAGGGAGGCCGGAGAGAAGGCGCTGGCGGATGCCGGCATAGAATACGGCCTGGTCGAGCAGGTAGCGGTCGGTTACTGCTACGGCGACTCCACCTGCGGGCAGCGCGCCGTTTACCAACTCGGTCTTACCGGGGTGCCCATCTACAACGTGAACAACAACTGCGCCACCGGATCGACCGCCCTGTTCATGGCGAAGCAGTTCGTCGAGGCGGGTATTGCCGATTGCGCCATGGCGCTCGGTTTCGAGAAGATGGAGAAGGGCTCGCTCGGGGCCAAGTTTACCGACCGCATCAACCCCATGGACAAGCAGTTCGAGTTGATGGTGTCGCTGCGCGGCTTTGCCAAAGCGCCGCCGGCGCCGCAGTTCTTCGGTAACGCCGGACGCGAGCACATGGACCGCTACGGCACCAAGCCGGAGCACTTCGCCAAGATCGGTTGGAAGAACCACAAGCACTCGGTGAACAACCCGTACTCGCAGTTCCAGGACGAATACACGCTCGAGCAGATCCTCAACGCCCCGATGGTATACGAACCCCTGACGAAGCTGCAGTGCTGCCCGACGTCGGACGGCTCGGGAGCGGCCATCCTCGCCAGCGAGGATTTCGTCAAGCGGCATAATCTGCAGGCCCGCGCGGTGGAAATCGCCGGTATGGCGATGGCCACCGACCTCCCCAGCACCTTTGGCGAGCAAAGCTGCATCAAGCTCGTTGGCTACGACATGTCTCGGACGGCGGCGCAGAAGGTGTACGAGCAGAGCGGTCTCGGACCGGAAAACGTCGACGTGGTCGAGTTGCACGATTGCTTCTCGTGCAACGAATTGGTGACCTACGAAGCCCTCGGTCTCTGTCCCGAAGGCAAGGCGGGCGAGTTCGTCGATTCCGGAGCCAACACGTACGGCGGCAAGGTGGTCGTCAACCCCTCCGGCGGTTTGATCTCCAAGGGGCATCCGCTTGGAGCCACCGGCCTGGCCCAGTGTGCCGAGCTGACGTGGCAGTTACGCGGCGCAGCCGATAAGCGGCAAGTAAAGGGTGCGAAGGTCGGGCTGCAGCATAATCTCGGCCTCGGCGGCGCTGCCGTCGTGACCATGTACCGCAAGAACTAGCTTACCCCGATCTCCATTTCTTCTTGCGCCTCCCGTCCCCCCGCCTCCGCTCGGGCGTGCTATTAGCGGCGGCGGGGCGGCCGGGGCGCAGGGGAGGGATCTAACGCGGCAGTGGCAGCTCGAAATGGTCGAGCTTGGATCGGGTGGCCGCGTGCCTGCCGTCTACGTACACCGAGAATCCTTCCGGGTAGCCGCGATAGCGTACGTTGCCGTCGGGTCGGTCCCAGACGATCGTCAGGTCGTGGCCCTTGTAACGTAACCGGTGCAACGCGAAGTGATCCCAGTTTTTCGCAGCGGGGTTTAGCTCGATGACGTCGTCGACCCGCGGGGTCAGGCCGACGGCGCCCTCCACCACCAGCGCGTTGTACATCGAGTGGAAGTCGTGCGAGATGTCCGACGGCTTCGGTCGTGACGAGCCCTGGTGCGGTTCCCACTTCGAGTAGTATTCGTGTGCGTTCGGCCGCCAATAGGGATCGAAGGGGTTGACGCCGGGATAGACGAGCGCGTTGTAGCGCTCCATCAACGCCATGAAATGCTCCGCCGTCACCGGACCGCCGGGATATCGTTTGTAGGCTTCGAGGGCCGTGCGGGCGCCCATGCTGATCGGGTGCGGAGCGATGTTTCGCGTCAGACCGTCCATTTCCCAGGTCCACCCGCGGTAGTGCGCCTGGCTTGTGATCACCGGTGGAAAGCGCGCCCAGAACTCTGCCGGGTCGACCAGCTTGGCCAGCGCTCGGTGATAACGCGGATCGTTCGGCGTTAGCCCCATCGCAAACGGAAACAGGCCGTGCAATTCGCGCACGGGGATACGCGCATTGTCGGCCGCGCGCCGCGGAAAAAAGAACCCGGCGTCGTCGTCCCAGAGCTGCTGCAGTACGGCTGCCTGGAGTCGGTCCGCGACCGGCGCGAACTCGCGGGCCAGCGGATCCAGACCCGCGGCATTTGCCAGCTCCACAATGCCACGCGCGTTGGCGTAGACGAAGCTCGCGAAATCCACGCGCTCGAGGTCGGGTAGGTCGGCATGCAGATCCAGCTTGAGGCCGAAGAAGTACCAGAAGGACAGGATGTCGAGATCGTACCCGGTGACCCGTGGGGCGGCGCGTTGCGGTAAACCGTCGCCGTCGGCATCGTAGGTTGTCAGCCACGCCCTGACGTCTGCGGCCAGCGGCGGTAAGAGTTCGCGCAGCGTCTCCTGCGGTATCGGATGGACGCGGTGGTACTCGGCCGCCGCCGCCGCGATCCAGTGCGAGTAAGTCTCGTTCCAGTAAGGGCTCCCCGGCGGGTCAAGCAGCGCTCCGAACGGTGCCTGGTTACGTGCCGCGTTGCGCAACTGGTCCCGACCGAACGTCGGATCGCGCAGGTAGCTCAGTTCCTTCATCTGGACCGGCACGGCGAAGGTAATGGGGTTGTCGAACCCGAGCTTGCCCTCGTAGAACCGGTAGCCCCGCAGGTCCGGCGTGTCGGCTTGCGTCAGGTTGAAGCGCACGACCCACCAGCGGTAGTACCACATGCGCTTGAAACCCTCGTCCGAGGAATCGAAATACGGTACGTTCTCGAGAAACCAATCATTGTACTCGCCGCGGTGCCGTTCGAGCAGGCCCTCAGGCAAGGATGGCGGTGTCGACGGCGCACGCTCGCTGCGCTCGTAGCTGACCGCGAGTTGCGCTCGCTGCTTGCTGCCGTCGGCGGGAAGGGACAAGGTCCGCCGCACGTGCGGTGCCGCCGTTGCCGCGGCGGTAAACCCCGGCGCATCGAGGTAGACGAACACGGGAAGGCGCTGGAAAGTGCCCCGGCCGAGCAGCGGATAGCCGACGGAACCCTGGGCGGCGGGCATGGCGAGGTACGGAGCCGTTGCCTCGATGTCGAGCGCGTGCTCGTGGTTGTCCGCACTGTGTGCCGCATAGGACAAGACGGCGCGATCGTCGAACGTGATGAACTTGTGCTCCTCGATCACCACCGGCGGCGTCCTGTACCGGACCAACGTGTGACTCGGGTAGCGCTCGATCGTGTACTGGTCGTCGTAAAGGGCGACCGGTTGGCCGTCGACGAAGAACTGCACGTCCAGAAGGCGCCGAGCGCAGAAGCTCGAGTGCAAGTAACAGAATTTCCCGACCAGCCCGGGTTGGTGCAGCAACTCGTGGTTCCAGAGACAGCGTCCGGAGGAGAGCAATAGTTTGTCGTCTTCCAGCATCAGCTCGCGGGCCTGACTGCGCGGCAGTCCCGAGGGCGGGAGCTGGAAGACCTGGTGCCCGAGAGCGGCGTCGATGTAGCGTCGCTGCGCAAGCGGGTGGTCGCGGACCGGCTCGGGTTCGAAAGCCAACCAGTCGGCA
This Candidatus Binatia bacterium DNA region includes the following protein-coding sequences:
- a CDS encoding Ppx/GppA family phosphatase, whose protein sequence is MRVAAIDIGSNSVHMIVAQVETDGRFRVLDRAKDMVRLGERTLTNGRLSADAMNAGIRTLAAFKKLGERHGVMRFKAVATSAVREARNGGDFVQRVRDEVGLRVKVIPGREEARLIYLGVRHAIDLRPEPTLIVDAGGGSVELVFTEEGRAVAFHSLKIGVTRLTERFIRDDPPSGKELDELEKFLAAELEPALSRAAKRPTRRIVATSGTLLNLVAIAASLRGEPPEGRLHNFAVSASDIGRARRAVVKADRKQRLDVKGLEAKRVDLIVAGACLADFILRRIDAREIIACTWALREGVLLEFIARHRHGIEEIQRFADPRRLSVARFARHLGEMGDHPEHVARLALQLYDQLEQDLGLEPESRDWLEYAALLHDIGHHIGHKDHQRHSYYLITNGELLGFRRDELEIIALTARYHRKGPPKDSDDGYRVLSRADRNTVRALSAILRVADGLDRSHYGVVKDVAVQRRGDKLTLLLRTAGDDAALEVWEAERRTGLLAEELGVDVALQVQDESSHGERPVLSAREAHRA
- a CDS encoding response regulator, with the protein product MASDDGRRVRATRKRILIVDDEEDIRALLARLVRREGYEPVVACDGEEALRATAATRPDIMLLDVKMPGLDGIEVLHEVRRAWPDLPVIMITSQAGAADVRGALLAGARDFIKKPFDHAEVLGALRSIVAAGSEGAGAIDGWRNRASAGPA
- a CDS encoding ABC transporter substrate-binding protein; the encoded protein is MRRRDPIVAAAAAAFLCLIASPIAAAPSPLEYTRSILEQTRLIVDGQQPHNAKLTALSDLLKKFLDTDTMGRAALGNNWDKFKPDQQQEFLSLFRELFQRTYVQKLLLFERPDFEYVGEKIDKNTAQADTKIVTPRDEFAVVYRLRRDGERWLATDIQIEDLSLTTNFRRQLDRMLAKSTPEEVLSRMRRKYGPGGKGAEDEEL
- a CDS encoding CHAD domain-containing protein produces the protein MTDVAIATELEAKLLVTDPADLTRIARLARIGPYPLSRRDMVRLHSVYLDTSNHVLARHGVALRLRRCAGRWEVTLKYEGRQRGVLHERTELTLPIERAPRLPFQLTDPELRRRLTALVAGRELEASVVTDIRRRRIDVLAAAAPADAGAIAELCLDRVRVGGVPPHDRTLEYCEVEIEATGGSRQDINAMARSLRRVFELAPAHDSKLARGLRLLYGAEALRPAGAPLTADDTVEQAVRKIAGRLLQRLRRCDPGTRLGEDVEALHDMRVATRRLRALVRALGGGVPTALRGRLETELRWLGQTLGGARDADVQLNNVRGFAAGAPPGHRGGLKKLVEYLERERQARRTAMLADLDSERYTALLLSLEQFADGPARSRAAAAREPIAAAGRRAIKRAFRRLLKRGQRVEAAAPAPEDLHALRIRAKRVRYLLEFMRELTGKPGRRLTRQLVRLQDLLGAYHDAVVAADFVRQFVEGPGKEVPPSTLLALGALVGSDLRVAERTRADFQRTWKRFARPRNLDTLENLLAALETAARAKPVRQGQAGETAEDA
- the sixA gene encoding phosphohistidine phosphatase SixA, whose translation is MKTTLYLVRHGIAEPPQGSAPDADRRLTPVGRRRLRRAATGLARLGLQPAAILTSPLLRARETAAILAAALTPGGEVEVFARLEGGHVPADVVAGLHRHRAAGSLMLVGHQPDLGRLASYLLAGNPGVVDLPFKKGAVAAVEVSGLPPQGSGLLRWFLTPGQLRAIAR
- a CDS encoding ABC transporter ATP-binding protein codes for the protein MLCKRYEHVEAVAGLSFEIGQGEVFGLLGPNGAGKTSTISMVATRLRPTSGDAFVFGRSILRDVAAVRQTIGVVPQDIALYPRLTAAENVRFFGRMYGVPKAELERRLDELLEEVGLDARRNDPVATFSGGMKRRLNLAVSLVHRPQLVLLDEPTVGVDPHSRENIFSIVRNLRESGTAILYTTHYMEEAELLCDRIGIMDEGKIITMGGLDELLAAAGCTEIVEVRGIPPGGDMTRWQRLPGVCKAETTESGVRLFVTSATPVLAPLSQVMSRLPGEPSVQIAPMSLQTLFLQLTGKELRD
- a CDS encoding TolC family protein, translating into MRIRSKSWIIACAVVVGFVLGPITAARGNAAGSPYDLAACIRAALAGSPDLGAVAADLSAARAKLEEARARRWGTAEYVQLLGLVNEAKGSVLYSPNDKNDVFQGLGPFTRIDVEVNIPVYTFGKLDAALRAAQEGVQAEQARGDSKRADVILSVKQLYYGLILGRQLADVLHDNLDTLDQALSKTKRRLDEGSSAVTEIDLLKLQAGRARFARGVIEIDASLPLTRSALARAIGLDSAVDFEIADRKLKPIDATIEPLDNYIAEGPSRRPETRALQTGIAAQVARLDLEVAGYYPNVFVTTGFQYAWAGNRTEQTNPFAYDPFNFIAPIWIVGLQWDLNVFMTSAKIDGARAELQRLEAARREAATGLALEVHKAYAGLVQARDSVRVAEDGRKAGRGLLLLTVANFDLGIGEAEELFKAIGVYTEASSDYLRAVYDFNVAVGQLSKAVGRELAGLEY